TCCAGGACCTGTACTTCGGTACCGGCAAGGACAAGAAGGGGCAGCAGAAGCAGTCCCTGAAGACCTACTACGAGAAGACCTCGTCCGGCCGCTACTCGGTCGACGGCGCCGTCTCCGACTGGGTCAAGGTCCCGTACAACGAGGCCCGCTACGGCTCGAACTACTGCGGCCAGACCAACTGCGCCAACGTGTGGGACACCGTGCGCGACGGCCTCGTGGCCTGGAACGCGGACCAGAAGGCCAAGGGCAAGACCGACGCCGAGATCAAGGCGACGCTGGCGCAGTACGACCAGTGGGACCGCTACGACTTCGACGGCGACGGCAACTTCAACGAGCCCGACGGCTACATCGACCACTTCCAGATCGTCCACGCGGGCGAGGACGAGTCGGCCGGCGGCGGCGCCGAGGGCACCAACGCCCTGTGGGCCCACCGCTGGTACGCCTACGGCACCGACGCGGGCAAGACCGGTCCGGCCAACAACAAGTCCGGCGGCACCCCGATCGGCAACTCGGGCATCTGGGTCGGCGACTACACGATGCAGCCGGAGAACGGCGGCCTCGGCGTCTTCGCCCACGAGTACGGCCACGACCTCGGTCTGCCGGACCACTACGACACCAACGGCGGCGAGAACTCCACGGGCTTCTGGACCCTCATGTCCTCCGGCTCCTGGCTCGGCACCGGCAAGGACTCCATCGGCGACCTCCCCGGCGACATGAACGCCTGGGACAAGCTGCAGCTCGGCTGGCTGAACTACGCCAAGGTCAACGACTGGCAGCGTGGCACCAAGACCACCCACAAGCTGGGCGTCTCGGAGTACAACACCAAGAACCCGCAGGCGCTCGTCGTCGAGCTGCCGAAGAAGTCGGTCACCACCGACGTCGTGGCCCCCGCCGAGGGTGCCTCGCAGTGGTGGAGCAACATGGGTGACGACCTCAAGAACACCCTGACCCGCTCCGTCGACCTGACCGGCAAGACGTCGGCCTCCCTGGAGCTCCAGGGCTGGTACGACATCGAGCAGGACTACGACTACCTGTACGCCGAGGTCTCCACCGACGGCGGTGCCAACTGGCACGCCCTCGACGGCACCGCCGACGGCAAGCCGCTCCAGAAGGACGCCTCCGGCGCCCCGGCCCTGACCGGCGCCTCGGAGAAGCACCAGAAGCTGGTCTACGGCCTGGACGCGTACGCGGGCAAGAAGTTCGACCTCCGCTTCCGCTACCAGACGGACGGCGGCGCGGGCGGCAAGGGCTTCACCGCCGACGCCATCACGCTGACCGCCGACGGTGCCGCCGTCTTCTCGGACAACGCCGAGAACGGTGACAACGGCTGGGTCGCCAAGGGCTTCTCGCGCATCGGCAAGGGCTTCGCGAAGGAGTACGAGCAGTACTACATCGCGGAGAACCGCCAGTACGTCTCGTACGACCAGACCCTCAAGGTCGGCCCGTACAACTTCGGCTTCACCGGCGACAAGGCCAGCTGGGTCGAGCACTACCCGTACCAGAACGGTCTGCTGATCTGGAAGTGGGACCTGTCCCAGAAGGACAACAACACCTCCCAGCACCCGGGTGTGGGCCGCATCCTCCCGATCGACGCCCACCCGAGCCCGATGAAGTGGGGCGACGGCACCCTGATGCGCGGCCGCATCCAGGCGTACGACTCCCCGTTCAGCATCTCCCGCACGGACGGCTTCCAGCTCCACAAGGCCGGCGTCGGCACCTGGGTCCCGTCCCAGGCCGGCAACCCGACCTTCGACGACCGCAAGGGCGTCTACTGGTTCAAGGAGACCGAGCGGGCCGGTGTCCAGGTAACTGACACCAACACCAAGATCCAGGTCGTCAAGGAGGCCAAGGACGGCTCCACGATCACGGTCCAGGTGGGTCCCTCGACCAAGTAACGACGAGTTTTTCTGAGTCGTCGCAGGTCAAAGCATGATCGGCCGTCGCCCCCTAGCGGGCGGCGGCCGATCGTGTTTAGGTGCGTCTTACGGCTTCGGCCGTCCGACCTTATTGACAGTCGTTCCACGGGGGAGTGGTTCCGCATGCCCAATGGAGGGTTCTGCAGACTGCCGGGAGGCAGTGTCGTCGTCGCCATAGGACTGCCCAGCCCGGCCGGCGACGGGGCCACCGTCCGCTTCCTGGTGCACGCCGCGAACCGTGCCCGCGCCCTGACCCGGCTGCGGAACCTGGGCCTGCGGGCGGTCTACCTCCGGGGCAACACCGAGCCGCCGACCCCGGACGAGATCACGGCGGTGCTGCACCACCCGGACGGGATGCTGTGGCGGATCACCGCGCAGGAGCTCTGGCACCCCATACGCTCGCTCCCGAAGGCCGCGTAGGCCGCGACGCAGGGGTTCCCGGCGCCCGGGGCGCCCGGCGCCCGGGGCGCCCGGCGCCCGGGCGCCCCGGGCGCCTAGCCGGCGACGACGGGCTTCCCGGTGAGCTCCACGCCCGCCGCCCGCAGCTGTTCCAGCGCCCGCTCGGTGGTCTCCTTGGCCACCCCGGCGGTCAGGTCGAGCAGCACCTGGGTGCGGAAGCCCTCGCGGGCCGCGTCCAGGGCGGTCGCCCGCACGCAGTGGTCGGTGGCGATGCCGACCACGTCGACCTCGGTGACCCCCCGCTCCCGCAGCCACTCGGCGAGGGTCGCGCCGTTCTCGTCCCGGCCCTCGAAGCCGCTGTACGCGGCGTCGTAGGCGCCCTTGTCGAAGACGGCGTCGACCGCCCCCGAGGCCACCGCCGGCGC
The DNA window shown above is from Streptomyces showdoensis and carries:
- a CDS encoding immune inhibitor A domain-containing protein, which translates into the protein MTNRRRAIRASAVVVALAATAATASTFTTAWADNHGSVPAAAAPGARSVDKTTVDHDLDGPYSKQQEQQRKAALEQVLNGESKIENRGGSKVVKLDSKKYVELGREKTDKIFTILVEFGDQVDNTTLVDRKDDDTPDLKPKYGGTPGPLHNRIAKPDRAHDNSTAWQADYNQQHFQDLYFGTGKDKKGQQKQSLKTYYEKTSSGRYSVDGAVSDWVKVPYNEARYGSNYCGQTNCANVWDTVRDGLVAWNADQKAKGKTDAEIKATLAQYDQWDRYDFDGDGNFNEPDGYIDHFQIVHAGEDESAGGGAEGTNALWAHRWYAYGTDAGKTGPANNKSGGTPIGNSGIWVGDYTMQPENGGLGVFAHEYGHDLGLPDHYDTNGGENSTGFWTLMSSGSWLGTGKDSIGDLPGDMNAWDKLQLGWLNYAKVNDWQRGTKTTHKLGVSEYNTKNPQALVVELPKKSVTTDVVAPAEGASQWWSNMGDDLKNTLTRSVDLTGKTSASLELQGWYDIEQDYDYLYAEVSTDGGANWHALDGTADGKPLQKDASGAPALTGASEKHQKLVYGLDAYAGKKFDLRFRYQTDGGAGGKGFTADAITLTADGAAVFSDNAENGDNGWVAKGFSRIGKGFAKEYEQYYIAENRQYVSYDQTLKVGPYNFGFTGDKASWVEHYPYQNGLLIWKWDLSQKDNNTSQHPGVGRILPIDAHPSPMKWGDGTLMRGRIQAYDSPFSISRTDGFQLHKAGVGTWVPSQAGNPTFDDRKGVYWFKETERAGVQVTDTNTKIQVVKEAKDGSTITVQVGPSTK
- a CDS encoding isochorismatase family protein, coding for MHRALIVVDVQNDFCEGGSLAVAGGADVAAAVTDLVGQAAGAAYRHVVATRDHHIDPGAHFSERPDYVESWPRHCVAGTEGVGFHPNFAPAVASGAVDAVFDKGAYDAAYSGFEGRDENGATLAEWLRERGVTEVDVVGIATDHCVRATALDAAREGFRTQVLLDLTAGVAKETTERALEQLRAAGVELTGKPVVAG